In a genomic window of bacterium:
- a CDS encoding HD domain-containing protein, with product MTEKVFKNIRRNLPDGYSEDDLEYDRKKLRIAALLHDIGHYPLSHTLESAYQKYTYYETKYPKNGILKQENALTLTKKDLHHEYIGKHIIENCTNIKSILKKEFSEQDIEDISNTIIGDLIHERPFYAHILHSDLDVDTLDYCLRDSDGTGIAYGKYDINYLLDNVVLHSINDKFVICFKEKAIHTIEHFLLAKHFYYLQILYHPKRLFFEETATRFAIEAIKIGWLPSPKSYRDKIIEIEGTFYNDNYFWDLCSKAYKNKTIKDNKPTPAMHIYSRILFERLAPKNCLKIEKMKEINETDRDPNNIWKKLKESVLEKRVIEREFTFLDYKFKFDKITNDTFGRFYNYFNITKTTQEYRNSLEKRQSKVQNNEFLIQSRDSIKIIDEKGNIDFLSNNKDSLAYILAKNKIGIYLDFGD from the coding sequence GTGACCGAGAAGGTATTTAAAAACATTAGGAGAAACTTGCCAGATGGTTATTCTGAGGATGATCTCGAATATGACAGAAAAAAACTCAGGATAGCTGCTTTATTGCATGATATTGGCCACTATCCTCTTTCCCACACTTTAGAATCCGCTTATCAAAAATATACTTATTACGAAACTAAATATCCAAAAAATGGAATATTAAAACAAGAAAATGCGTTAACCTTAACGAAAAAAGACCTTCATCACGAGTATATTGGCAAACACATTATTGAAAATTGCACAAACATCAAGAGTATTTTAAAGAAAGAGTTTTCAGAGCAAGATATCGAAGATATTTCAAACACTATTATTGGTGATTTGATACATGAAAGGCCTTTTTATGCTCATATTTTACATTCGGACCTAGATGTCGATACATTAGATTATTGCCTTCGGGATTCCGACGGAACGGGCATAGCCTACGGGAAATATGATATTAATTATCTTTTGGATAATGTTGTCCTACACTCGATAAATGATAAATTTGTTATTTGTTTTAAGGAAAAAGCGATACACACTATCGAACATTTTTTACTCGCTAAACACTTCTATTACCTTCAAATACTATACCATCCCAAAAGATTATTCTTTGAGGAAACCGCAACCCGATTCGCCATAGAAGCGATAAAAATCGGATGGTTACCGTCTCCAAAATCTTACAGAGACAAAATTATTGAAATAGAAGGTACATTTTATAATGATAATTATTTCTGGGACTTATGCTCAAAAGCATATAAAAATAAAACAATAAAGGACAATAAACCAACACCAGCGATGCATATCTATTCAAGAATTCTCTTTGAAAGACTCGCACCTAAAAATTGTTTAAAAATCGAAAAAATGAAAGAAATAAATGAAACGGATCGCGATCCTAATAACATTTGGAAAAAACTTAAAGAAAGCGTTTTAGAAAAAAGAGTTATAGAAAGAGAATTTACTTTTCTTGATTATAAATTTAAATTCGACAAGATAACAAATGACACTTTTGGAAGGTTTTATAATTATTTCAATATTACAAAAACAACCCAGGAATACCGTAATTCGTTAGAAAAAAGACAAAGTAAGGTTCAAAATAACGAATTCCTTATTCAATCACGTGATTCGATCAAGATAATCGACGAAAAAGGAAATATAGACTTTTTATCGAATAATAAAGACTCTTTGGCTTATATTTTAGCAAAAAATAAAATCGGTATTTATTTGGATTTTGGTGATTAA